A single window of Candidatus Falkowbacteria bacterium DNA harbors:
- the amrS gene encoding AmmeMemoRadiSam system radical SAM enzyme, whose product METKYFADKLAEKHDSVVHCLACEHKCKIEQDQVGFCCVRKNDGGKLHLLNYGKVIAMGQDPIEKKPLNHFLPGSKTFSIACAGCNFSCKHCQNHDISQVVKQTQNVPGEFVEPDQVISVAMNSGCKSISYTYTEPTIFVEYALEVMKLAHNNGLKNIWVSNGYFSVQTFDLIKPYLDAINIDLKFADDDQYQEVCNASLEPVKRNIELCVAAGIHTEVTTLLISGMNDSENQLEFLVESIATVSPLISWHVSRFRPYYQMYDKPVTEKESLIRAIKVAKRIGLNYVYADSFAIENGQNSLCPSCGQVVISRLGYTTKSYLKDSKCANCNTELPIITEC is encoded by the coding sequence ATGGAAACAAAATATTTTGCTGATAAATTAGCGGAAAAGCACGATAGTGTTGTACACTGTCTTGCCTGCGAGCATAAGTGTAAAATTGAACAAGATCAAGTTGGTTTTTGCTGTGTTCGAAAAAATGATGGTGGGAAATTGCATCTTTTGAATTATGGTAAAGTCATTGCCATGGGGCAGGATCCAATTGAGAAAAAACCACTGAATCATTTCCTGCCTGGAAGTAAAACTTTTTCAATAGCTTGTGCTGGGTGCAATTTTAGTTGTAAGCATTGTCAAAATCATGATATTTCTCAGGTTGTAAAGCAAACACAGAATGTCCCAGGTGAATTTGTTGAGCCTGATCAGGTTATTTCAGTGGCAATGAATAGTGGCTGTAAGTCAATTTCCTATACTTACACTGAGCCAACCATTTTTGTGGAATATGCTCTTGAAGTAATGAAACTTGCTCATAATAATGGCCTGAAAAATATTTGGGTATCCAATGGGTATTTTTCCGTACAAACTTTTGATCTAATCAAGCCGTATCTTGATGCAATTAATATTGATCTAAAATTTGCTGACGATGATCAGTATCAGGAAGTTTGTAATGCAAGCCTTGAGCCCGTAAAAAGAAATATTGAGCTGTGCGTAGCAGCGGGCATTCATACTGAAGTTACAACACTTTTGATTTCAGGCATGAACGATTCTGAAAATCAGTTAGAGTTTTTAGTTGAATCTATTGCAACTGTAAGCCCACTTATTTCTTGGCATGTTTCTCGTTTCCGTCCATACTATCAAATGTATGACAAGCCAGTTACTGAGAAGGAATCTTTGATTAGAGCAATCAAAGTTGCAAAAAGAATTGGACTTAACTACGTTTACGCAGATAGTTTTGCAATTGAAAACGGCCAAAACAGTTTGTGTCCAAGCTGTGGTCAGGTTGTTATCAGTAGGCTTGGTTACACTACAAAGTCTTATCTGAAAGATTCAAAGTGTGCAAATTGTAATACAGAATTACCAATCATTACAGAATGTTGA
- a CDS encoding WecB/TagA/CpsF family glycosyltransferase, with the protein MNRPPDFHNKAIILGVKINDQPLDFVLNEIERSIGTERQLKIFTPNPEICLKAEKDEEYRRVLNNASISTPDGFGLKLGAKILGETLENRVPGSDLTPAILEKFNQTGIKVFIALRNDSLSTPTHIQNLFKENYSKIKIKIGVLNKNNYDNCDKVLNDINSFEPQLVFVCLGAPDQEIWINKYLKFLYPVKVALGIGGTFDFLTGQMKRAPKVIRELGMEWFYRLYKEPTRLKRIKNATADFLLTCHKWKKRINSEYRENVVGVVTNNEGKFLVQKNPRFKNHWQFPQGGVDKDETIESAVIREVGEEAGIPENKLQIIKALPESHIYNWPDYARLIKGYKGQKQQAYVLKFIGNNREIDISNSQEAEEIRWVDKDDLIKTIHPHRHEFLKKILKHI; encoded by the coding sequence ATGAATCGTCCACCAGACTTTCACAATAAAGCAATAATCCTTGGCGTCAAAATTAACGATCAACCTTTAGATTTTGTTTTAAATGAAATTGAACGATCAATAGGAACTGAAAGACAATTGAAAATTTTCACTCCTAATCCAGAAATCTGTCTAAAAGCTGAAAAAGATGAAGAGTATCGCCGTGTATTAAATAATGCTTCAATTAGTACTCCTGACGGATTTGGATTAAAACTAGGAGCCAAAATACTTGGTGAAACCCTAGAAAACAGGGTGCCGGGGTCAGATTTAACTCCAGCAATTTTAGAAAAATTCAATCAAACCGGAATCAAAGTATTTATAGCACTCCGAAATGACTCATTGAGCACACCAACACATATTCAAAATTTATTCAAAGAAAACTATTCAAAAATTAAAATTAAAATTGGAGTATTAAATAAAAACAATTATGATAATTGTGATAAAGTCTTAAATGACATTAACAGCTTTGAACCACAACTTGTTTTTGTTTGTCTAGGTGCACCAGATCAGGAAATTTGGATTAACAAATACTTAAAATTTTTATATCCAGTAAAAGTTGCCCTGGGAATTGGAGGAACTTTTGATTTTTTAACAGGCCAAATGAAACGAGCGCCAAAAGTTATTAGAGAATTAGGAATGGAATGGTTCTACCGTTTATACAAAGAACCAACTAGATTAAAAAGAATCAAAAATGCTACAGCGGACTTTCTTTTAACTTGTCACAAATGGAAGAAACGAATCAATTCAGAATATAGAGAAAACGTAGTTGGTGTCGTTACTAATAACGAAGGTAAGTTTCTAGTTCAAAAAAACCCACGCTTCAAAAACCACTGGCAATTTCCACAAGGCGGAGTTGATAAAGACGAAACTATCGAGTCAGCGGTAATTCGAGAAGTCGGAGAAGAAGCAGGTATTCCAGAAAATAAATTACAAATTATCAAAGCCCTTCCGGAGTCTCATATTTACAACTGGCCAGATTACGCCAGACTAATTAAAGGCTACAAGGGTCAAAAACAACAAGCCTACGTACTTAAATTCATTGGCAACAACAGGGAAATAGATATATCCAATAGTCAAGAAGCTGAGGAAATCAGATGGGTAGACAAAGATGATTTAATTAAAACTATTCATCCACATCGACACGAATTTCTTAAAAAAATACTAAAACACATCTAA
- the thpR gene encoding RNA 2',3'-cyclic phosphodiesterase, with translation MRYFLAINLTKEIKFYLEDLILELEKNNQIHDIKWTEPKNLHLTMGFIENISESTSQELLQKFENEFEFTEFTLRLDEIGIFPNSQAPKTIVIALQDTEKKLSPLRNIINQTFEKFNIPTDNRKFSPHITLGRIKWGRGHMHLDTPIQKMEFQVKSIDFMQSELTPTGPIYTKLKSLN, from the coding sequence ATGCGATATTTTCTGGCCATAAATTTAACTAAAGAAATAAAGTTTTACCTAGAAGACCTTATTTTAGAGTTAGAAAAAAATAATCAAATTCATGATATAAAATGGACAGAGCCTAAAAACCTCCATTTAACCATGGGTTTCATTGAAAACATAAGTGAATCTACTTCTCAAGAACTATTACAAAAGTTTGAAAATGAATTTGAATTCACTGAATTTACTTTGCGTTTAGACGAGATCGGTATATTTCCGAATTCACAAGCTCCCAAAACTATAGTTATTGCCTTACAAGACACTGAAAAAAAACTTTCTCCGCTTAGAAATATCATAAACCAGACTTTTGAAAAATTTAACATTCCCACCGATAATAGAAAATTTTCACCACACATCACTCTTGGCAGAATAAAGTGGGGGAGAGGCCATATGCATTTAGATACGCCCATTCAAAAGATGGAATTTCAAGTTAAATCAATTGACTTTATGCAAAGCGAACTAACACCGACTGGGCCCATTTACACCAAACTAAAATCTTTAAACTAA